The Streptomyces sp. NBC_00670 genome window below encodes:
- a CDS encoding ABC transporter substrate-binding protein: MTRTGFRRTFVAIGVCSLASLAVTACGGSDDDAAGGKTRITVNCMPPKSAKVDRKFFEEDIASFEKQNPDIDVVAHDAFPCQDPKTFDAKLAGGQMEDVFYTYFTDARHVVDINQAADLTPYVKELKSYSTLQKQLKDIYTVDGKVYGIPRTGYSMGLIYNRKLFEKAGLAPDKPPATWEEVRADAKKIAALGNGTVGYADYSAQNQGGWHFTAELYSQGGNVVSADGKKATVDTPEGHAVLQNLHDMRWNDDSMGSKQLLVINDAQQMMGSGKLGMYLAAPDNIPILVKEKGGNYKDLALAPMPGGKGTLIGGDGYMFNKKDSPAQIRAGLKWLDHMFLTPGKGFLGDYARAKKNGGPVGLPEPRLFTGAADAKDQQVKKANANVPVENYQSFLDGNQSLQMKIEPPHAQQLYSVLDGVVSAVLTKKDADIDSLLKEASGKIDSILARS; the protein is encoded by the coding sequence ATGACACGCACCGGGTTCCGCCGTACCTTCGTCGCGATCGGCGTCTGTTCCCTCGCCTCCCTCGCCGTCACCGCCTGCGGCGGCAGCGACGACGACGCGGCGGGCGGCAAGACCCGCATCACCGTCAACTGCATGCCGCCCAAGAGCGCCAAGGTCGACCGGAAGTTCTTCGAGGAGGACATCGCGTCCTTCGAGAAGCAGAACCCGGACATCGACGTCGTCGCCCACGACGCCTTCCCCTGCCAGGACCCCAAGACCTTCGACGCCAAGCTCGCCGGCGGCCAGATGGAGGACGTGTTCTACACGTACTTCACCGACGCGCGGCACGTCGTCGACATCAACCAGGCCGCCGATCTCACCCCGTACGTCAAGGAGTTGAAGAGCTACTCCACGCTGCAGAAGCAGCTCAAGGACATCTACACCGTCGACGGCAAGGTCTACGGCATCCCGCGCACCGGCTACTCGATGGGCCTCATCTACAACCGGAAGCTGTTCGAGAAGGCCGGACTCGCCCCCGACAAGCCCCCGGCCACCTGGGAAGAGGTGCGCGCCGACGCCAAGAAGATCGCCGCCCTCGGCAACGGCACCGTCGGCTACGCCGACTACAGCGCCCAGAACCAGGGCGGCTGGCACTTCACCGCCGAGCTGTACTCCCAGGGCGGCAACGTCGTCAGCGCCGACGGCAAGAAGGCCACCGTCGACACCCCCGAGGGCCACGCCGTCCTGCAGAACCTGCACGACATGCGGTGGAACGACGACTCCATGGGCAGCAAGCAGCTCCTCGTCATCAACGACGCCCAGCAGATGATGGGTTCCGGCAAGCTCGGCATGTACCTCGCCGCCCCCGACAACATCCCGATCCTGGTCAAGGAGAAGGGCGGCAACTACAAGGACCTCGCGCTCGCCCCCATGCCCGGCGGCAAGGGCACCCTCATCGGCGGCGACGGCTACATGTTCAACAAGAAGGACAGCCCCGCCCAGATCCGCGCCGGCCTCAAGTGGCTCGACCACATGTTCCTCACCCCCGGCAAGGGCTTCCTCGGCGACTACGCCCGCGCCAAGAAGAACGGCGGCCCCGTCGGACTGCCCGAGCCGCGCCTGTTCACCGGCGCCGCCGACGCCAAGGACCAGCAGGTCAAGAAGGCCAACGCCAACGTGCCCGTGGAGAACTACCAGAGCTTCCTGGACGGCAACCAGAGCCTTCAGATGAAGATCGAGCCGCCGCACGCCCAGCAGCTCTACTCCGTCCTCGACGGCGTCGTCTCCGCCGTCCTCACCAAGAAGGACGCCGACATCGACTCACTCCTCAAGGAGGCCTCCGGGAAGATCGACAGCATCCTCGCCCGGAGCTGA
- a CDS encoding carbohydrate ABC transporter permease: MTKTASRPPVEAPAARPAPARTPSPASGAGRRRRLGDQARAYAFLLGGLLCFALFSWYPAIRAVVIAFQKYTPGSAPEWVGTDNFTRVLHDPEFGDAWRNTLTFTGLALLIGFAVPFVLALVLNELRHAKAFFRVAVYLPVMIPPVVSALLWKWFYDPGSGLANEALRFLHLPTSNWSNGADTALVSLVLVATWANMGGTVLIYLAALQSIPGELYEAAELDGASLLQRIRHVTIPQTRFVILMLMLLQIIATMQVFTEPFVITGGGPENSTVTVLYLIYKYAFLYNDFGGACALSVMLLVLLGLFSALYLRLTRTDGEDA, translated from the coding sequence ATGACCAAGACGGCCTCCCGCCCTCCCGTCGAGGCACCCGCCGCCCGCCCGGCCCCCGCGAGGACGCCCTCCCCGGCGTCGGGGGCCGGCCGGCGGCGCCGCCTCGGCGACCAGGCCCGCGCCTACGCCTTCCTCCTCGGCGGACTGCTCTGCTTCGCCCTGTTCTCCTGGTACCCGGCGATCCGCGCGGTCGTGATCGCCTTCCAGAAGTACACCCCCGGCTCCGCCCCGGAGTGGGTCGGCACCGACAACTTCACCCGCGTCCTGCACGACCCCGAGTTCGGCGACGCCTGGCGCAACACGCTCACCTTCACCGGGCTCGCCCTGCTCATCGGCTTCGCCGTCCCGTTCGTCCTCGCCCTGGTCCTCAACGAACTCCGGCACGCCAAGGCGTTCTTCCGGGTCGCCGTCTACCTGCCGGTGATGATCCCGCCGGTGGTCAGCGCCCTGCTGTGGAAGTGGTTCTACGACCCCGGTTCCGGCCTCGCCAACGAGGCGCTGCGGTTCCTGCACCTGCCCACGTCCAACTGGTCCAACGGTGCCGACACCGCACTCGTCTCCCTCGTCCTCGTCGCCACCTGGGCCAACATGGGCGGCACCGTCCTCATCTACCTGGCGGCCCTGCAGTCCATCCCCGGCGAGCTCTACGAGGCCGCCGAACTGGACGGCGCCAGTCTGCTCCAGCGGATACGGCACGTCACGATCCCGCAGACCCGGTTCGTGATCCTCATGCTGATGCTGCTGCAGATCATCGCCACCATGCAGGTCTTCACCGAACCGTTCGTCATCACCGGCGGCGGCCCGGAGAACTCCACCGTCACCGTGCTCTACCTCATCTACAAGTACGCCTTCCTCTACAACGACTTCGGCGGCGCCTGCGCGCTCAGCGTCATGCTGCTCGTGCTCCTCGGCCTCTTCTCCGCCCTCTACCTCCGGCTCACCCGCACCGACGGGGAGGACGCATGA